AGGCGATCCACCTGTTCCAGCGCACGCCGCCGTGGATCATGCCCAAGCCCGACCACGAGATGCCGGGCTGGGCGAAGCGGCTGTTCGCGCGGGTTCCCGGTGCCCAGCGGCTGTACCGCACGCTGCTGTACTGGATGCTCGAGGTGCGCGCGGTCGGCTTCAACGGCCGCCCGTGGCTGATGAAGCTCGCGCAGCGGCTGGCGAAGGCGCAGATCAACAAGGCCATCAAGGACCCGGAGCTGCGGCGGAAGGTCACCCCGGACTACACGCTCGGCTGCAAGCGCGTGCTCATCTCCAACGACTACTACCCGGCGCTGGCCCGCGACGACGTCGAGGTGGTCACCGACGGCATCGCCGAGGTCAAGGCGCGCAGCGTGGTGGACAGGGCGGGGGTGGAGCGCGAGGTCGACGCGATCATCTACGGCACCGGCTTCCACGTCACCGACGCCTTCGACGACCTGGAGATCACCGGGGTCGACGGCAGGCAGCTGAACAAGGAGTGGGCCGCCGACGGCATGCGGACCCATCTCGGGATCACCGTGGCCGGTTACCCGAACCTGTTCTTCCTGCTCGGGCCGAACACCGGGCTGGGGCACAACTCGGTGGTGTTCATGATCGAGTCGCAGACCGAGTACATCAGCGACGCGATCCGGCTGGTCGAGCGCACCGGCTCGGGGGCGATCGAGCCGCGGCAGGTGGTGCAGGAGCGGTTCAACACCGAGATCCAGGGGCAGCTGGAACGCGGCATCTGGACCCAGGGTGGTTGCCAGAGCTGGTACCTGGACGCGCAGGGGGTGAACCGGACCATCTGGCCCGGGTTCACCTGGCGCTACTGGCTGCGGACGCGGCGCGTGGACCCGGCGGAGTTCCAGCTGGTCGGCCGGTCACGGGGGTAGATGACGCGGCGGACGTCAGGGTGCGCTCCAGGGCTCCAGGGCTCCAGGGCTCCAGGGCTCCAGGGCTCCAGGGCTCCAGGGCGTCGGGTGGCGCGGCAGGCGTCAGGGTTCGCTCCGGGGTGTCGGGGTGGCGCTCCGGGGTGTCGAGGTGGTGCGGCGGGCGTCGAGGAGGCGCGGCGGGCGTCAGAGTTGGCTTCCGGGCTTCCGGGCTTCCGGGCTTCCGGGCTTCCGGGGTGTCGGGTGGCGCGGCAGGCGTCAGGGTTCGCTCCGGCGTTGGCGAGGCGCGGCAGACGTCGGGGTGGCGTCCCGGGCCGAGGGAGGGCGGCCCGGGACGCGCGGCGCGCGGCCTCCGGCGGGGGCGGTGCCGAAGGCGCGCACGATCGGGGGCGCAGTGCCGCAAAGCGGGCACGCGGGTGCGAGGGGTCAGGTGGGTGGCGGCGCGGACAGGGTGCGCAGCCGGCCGACCAGATCGGCCGGACCCAGGCCGCACAGGGCTGCCAGTTGCTTGATCGCCCCCTCGTCCAGCTGGATCTCCCTGGTCGAGTTGCCGTGGTTCAACCTGCCCTCGGCCCACCGGCGCAGCGGCAGCAGCTCCGGCTGCGAGTCGGCGACCACCTGACGCAGGTCCAGCCGCACCCGGCCGGGCTCGTCGGTGAACACCCGTCTGTGCACGCGCGCGAGCAGGTCCTGCGGTAGTTCGTCCATCGCCAGGCAGAGTTCGACGAGCCGGACCACCGAGCACTGCCGGGTGCCGAGTTCGTAGGTGGCCAGCGTCTGCAGCGAGATGTCGCTCTGCAGGTGCTGGTTCAGCTCCTTCCGCGTCCAGCCGCGTCGTCGACGGAGCTTGCGAAGCTCCTCCCCGAGGACTCGCTGATAGATGTCTCCGTCGATCCTCACTCCGCGTCCCCTGCCTCGACCGCGCGTCTGTCCGCACTCCGGCGCCGACGCCCCCGTTGGAATGCGAGCTGTGTTCACGGTTATGTAAGTCGGCAGGAAGGCAACTCTTACGTGATTTCGGGCGGGTGTTTTCGACCCGATACGCATCTGCCCCTGAACGGCGGAGATGGCTAGGCCAAATGGGGTAGCGTCAGTTGACGCAAGTGACGCCATCCGCGGTAATCGGCTGCTCTGCGGAGCCATCCGGTTGCGCAGGAGGTTGCTGCGGCTGCGGTGCGGTGAACTGACGGGCCGGGGTCGAGCCCGAGGCCTGGGACGCGGTTCCGGCGCCCGAGTAGTCACTGCCCACGTAGACGGTCACGTGACCGGCCGTCACCGTCGGGTCCTCCTCGACGCTGAGCTGCCCGCCCAGTGCGTCGGCCACCGCCTGCCCGGCGGCCTGGCCACCGGTGCCGTAGCGGACCACACTGGTCTTTCGCGACGAGGAGTTCGAGGTCTCGCCCGCGGTGAAGCCCTTCCCGGTGAGCGCCTCGGACACCTTCGCCGCCAGCCCGGTCACGCCGGAGGCGTTGCGCACGTCGACCGTGGTCTTGGCGTTGTCCGCGTTCGGTCCCGGTGCCTCCGGCGCCGGCGGACCGGCCAGGCCCTGGACGAACTTCTTCACCTCGCCGGGATCGACCTGGATGGCCGAGCCGTCGTTCGGGGTGGTGTAGTCCATGTTGACCACCGGGATGGTGCGGAACTCCAGCTGCCCGCCGGTCAGCCCGCGCATCTGCTGGGCGAAGCCGACGATGTCCCAGCCCTGGTTCAGCACCACCGACTTCTGCAGCGCGCCGGCCAGGTCGTTCAGCTTCACCGGATCGGCCAGCGTGCCCGCGGAGAGCACCTTGCGGGCCAGTCCGGCCATGAACACCTGCTGGCGGACCACCCGGTCGAGGTCGCCGCGCGGCAGGCCGTGCCGCTGGCGGACGAAGGCCAGCGCGTCCGCGCCGGAGATCGACTGCGGCCCCTTCTTGAAGTTCGCGCCGGAGAACTCGTCCTTGACCGCGTCGTTCAGGCAGACGTCGACGCCGCCGATGGCGGTGGTGACGTCGTGGAAGCCGAGCAGGTTGATCGAGGCGTAGTTGTCGATCTTCGAGCCGGTGAGCTTCTCCACGGTGGCGACCAGGGTCTTCGCGCCCTCCTGGTTGCTGCGCAGTTCGAGGTCCTGCGGATTGGTGACGCCCTCGCTCTCCAGCTTGCGGCGCGAGTCGGTCTTGGCGCGGGCGTAGGCCGAGTTGATCTTGTGCTTGCCGTAGCCGCCGGGAATGTCCACGTAGGAGTCGCGGGGCAGGGAGATCGCCACCGCCTTGCTGCCGTCGTTCGGGATGTGCACGAAGATCAGCGTGTCGGTGTTCAGCTCGCCGTCGGCGGCCCCGGCGCGCAGCTGCGCCAGCACCTCCTTCGGCAGCGGGTTGCCCTGCGCGTCGGTCCGGCTGTCCATGCCGACCAGCAGGATGTCGCGCGCGCCGTCGGCCGGTTTGTCGCCGCCCGCGTCCGAGGCGATCACGTCGGTGGTGGTGAGGCCGCTGACCAGGCCCTGCATCGCCGCCCACGCGTACCCGGTCAGGCTCATCACCAGCAGCGAGACCAGGGCCAGCGCGATCTTCACCCCGCGCCGGGACCGCTTCGGCGGCGGCGGTGGCGGGGGAGCCGGGCGACGGGCCTCCGGGCGGCGGACGGGTGGGCGCGCGCCACCGGCGGGCGGGCGCCGGGGCGGCAGGCCGCGGTCACGCGGCGGGGTGGAAGCGGGTCTGGGCCGTGCCGGGGACTCGTCCTGCCATGGCCGCGCGGGGCGACGCGCCCCTCGGTCATCTCGTGGCGGGTGGTCCAACTCGGACAGCTCCTCGGTTCGCTTGCCTTACTCAGTAGGACGTACAGAACCCGCGCACGGTTGTGCGCAGGAGATCTCAGCCTGGCACACCGGTTCGTAAAGCGCGCCACAGCTCCCTCACGACGTGGCTCTTGCCACCTCCGGGGGAGCGAAAAGCCTGGTCAGCAGCGTGCCGATGACCGCGATCACAGCGAGTACGGCGACCACCCCGTGCAGGGCGACACCCAGCCGGTCGATCACCGGACCGGCCGTCGCGGACAGCAGCGGCGGCACGCAGGCGATCGCGGTGAGCACCCAGGTGGCCGGGGCGTCGCTGGTGCCGATGCGCTGCGTGTGCAGCAGGAACACGCCCAGCAGCAGGTGGACCAGGTTCTGGATCGGATCGGGTACGAGCCCGAGCTGACCGCCGAACTGGGTCAGCGCGAAGCCGAACAACCCCATCACCGCGAAGCCGAGGCCGAGCACCACGGCGGACCGGCCGAGCAGCCTGCCCAGCCCGCCGTCGGGCACCGGCGCGGTCGGCGGGTGCGGGGAATGACTGTGTGCCCGGCGCTCGAACCACCAGAACACCAGCACCGCGGGCCCGGCGAGCAGGCCGAGCGCGGCGACCGTGCGGGGGTGGGTCAGCCAGGCCCACGCGTCGATCACGTTCACCGGCAGGTAGACCACGGTGACCAGCAGCAGCATCGTGGCGAGGAAGCCGAGGTAGAGGCTCATCGGCGCGCGCAGCGCCTGCGCGGCCGCCCTGGCTACGTCCTCGCGCGCGGCGAGCCGGGCCAGCGGCGCGGCGAGCAGGCCGAGCAGGCACAGCTGCGTGACGCCGAGCAGCAGCACCGGCAGCGTCGGAGCGGCCAGCGCCGGCGGCGCCGTCGAGTCGTTGAGCAACATCGGGGCCACCCCGCCGGTCGTGGTGGTCAGCACCAGCGTGCCGAGGCCGCCGACCGCGCCGGCGAGCAGTGGCAGGCGCTTGGGCGAGCCGGAC
The genomic region above belongs to Amycolatopsis sp. YIM 10 and contains:
- a CDS encoding LCP family protein is translated as MDHPPRDDRGARRPARPWQDESPARPRPASTPPRDRGLPPRRPPAGGARPPVRRPEARRPAPPPPPPPKRSRRGVKIALALVSLLVMSLTGYAWAAMQGLVSGLTTTDVIASDAGGDKPADGARDILLVGMDSRTDAQGNPLPKEVLAQLRAGAADGELNTDTLIFVHIPNDGSKAVAISLPRDSYVDIPGGYGKHKINSAYARAKTDSRRKLESEGVTNPQDLELRSNQEGAKTLVATVEKLTGSKIDNYASINLLGFHDVTTAIGGVDVCLNDAVKDEFSGANFKKGPQSISGADALAFVRQRHGLPRGDLDRVVRQQVFMAGLARKVLSAGTLADPVKLNDLAGALQKSVVLNQGWDIVGFAQQMRGLTGGQLEFRTIPVVNMDYTTPNDGSAIQVDPGEVKKFVQGLAGPPAPEAPGPNADNAKTTVDVRNASGVTGLAAKVSEALTGKGFTAGETSNSSSRKTSVVRYGTGGQAAGQAVADALGGQLSVEEDPTVTAGHVTVYVGSDYSGAGTASQASGSTPARQFTAPQPQQPPAQPDGSAEQPITADGVTCVN
- a CDS encoding helix-turn-helix domain-containing protein yields the protein MRIDGDIYQRVLGEELRKLRRRRGWTRKELNQHLQSDISLQTLATYELGTRQCSVVRLVELCLAMDELPQDLLARVHRRVFTDEPGRVRLDLRQVVADSQPELLPLRRWAEGRLNHGNSTREIQLDEGAIKQLAALCGLGPADLVGRLRTLSAPPPT
- a CDS encoding NAD(P)/FAD-dependent oxidoreductase, translated to MNQRDETGVLIIGTGFSGLGMAAKLRKQGRTDFVILEKAQEVGGTWRDNTYPGCACDIQSHMYSFSFEQNPSWSRAFSPQPEIWDYLRGFARKYDLYSYVRFGQEMTGARWDADEQRWHVTTKAGDEFVARFLVAGVGALHLPQIPDLPGIDRFEGRAFHSAEWDHDYDLRGKRVAVVGTGASAVQFVPKIAEQTEAIHLFQRTPPWIMPKPDHEMPGWAKRLFARVPGAQRLYRTLLYWMLEVRAVGFNGRPWLMKLAQRLAKAQINKAIKDPELRRKVTPDYTLGCKRVLISNDYYPALARDDVEVVTDGIAEVKARSVVDRAGVEREVDAIIYGTGFHVTDAFDDLEITGVDGRQLNKEWAADGMRTHLGITVAGYPNLFFLLGPNTGLGHNSVVFMIESQTEYISDAIRLVERTGSGAIEPRQVVQERFNTEIQGQLERGIWTQGGCQSWYLDAQGVNRTIWPGFTWRYWLRTRRVDPAEFQLVGRSRG